One Glycine max cultivar Williams 82 chromosome 3, Glycine_max_v4.0, whole genome shotgun sequence DNA window includes the following coding sequences:
- the LOC102666394 gene encoding uncharacterized protein produces the protein MRQGYAWFKRKHLRRSIKWQTKTVEVIIREEIKAIIKVEISLKIKVKVGDFIWGTTLTRIKGPHPIDLLIKITESAIKNLEVQVGQLEENSNGNFVANTEKNPKEEYKQFIFPVDFVIMGIEEDLDVPLILGRPFMLIAKCVVDIGNGNLEMSVEDQKVTFNLFEAMKHPSDNKTCFRV, from the exons ATGAGGCAGGGTTATGCATGGTTTAAAAGGAAGCATCTAAGGAGGTCAATTAAATGGCAAACCAAAACTGTCGAGGTTATAATCAGGGAGGAAATCAAGGCTATCATCAAGGTGGAAATTTCTCTTAAAATCAAGGTCAAGGTTGGAGATTTCATTTGGGGAACAACTTTAACAAGGATCAAGGGGCCCCATCCAATCGACCTCCTAATCAAG ATCACAGAGTCAGCAATCAAAAACCTTGAAGTGCAAGTAGGCCAACTTGAGGAGAATTCCAATGGGAATTTTGTGGCTAACACCGAGAAGAACCCCAAGGAGGAATATAAG CAGTTCATATTCCCAGTAGATTTTGTTATCATGGGCATTGAAGAAGATTTGGATGTGCCTTTGATTTTGGGAAGACCATTTATGCTCATTGCTAAATGTGTTGTTGACATAGGAAATGGTAATCTTGAAATGAGTGTGGAGGACCAAAAGGTGACTTTCAATCTCTTTGAGGCAATGAAGCATCCTAGTGATAACAAAACTTGCTTTAGAGTGTAG
- the SIP2-1 gene encoding probable aquaporin SIP2-1 translates to MGRARLLVSDFVLSFMWVWSGVLLRILVFKHLGFAHGPLGEVIKTTFSVANMFFFAFLVKVTRGAAYNPLTVLADAITGDFNTFLYCVGARIPAQVVGSIVGVKLLIDTIPEVGVGPRLNVDIHQGSLTEGLLTFAIVTISLGLATKIRENFFMKTWISSLSKLTLHILGSDLTGGCMNPASVMGWAYARGDHITKEHFLVYWLAPIEATIFAVWTSKFLVQPGKEHKKA, encoded by the exons ATGGGACGAGCCAGGCTTCTGGTTTCAGACTTCGTTCTGTCTTTCATGTGGGTATGGTCCGGTGTTCTTCTTCGGATCCTCGTCTTCAAACACCTCGGCTTCGCTCATGGACCCCTCGGTGAGGTTATCAAAACCACCTTCTCCGTCGCCAACATGTTCTTCTTCGCCTTCCTCGTCAAGGTTACACGTGGCGCCGCCTACAACCCCCTCACCGTTCTGGCCGATGCTATCACCGGGGATTTTAACACCTTCCTCTACTGCGTTGGCGCCAGAATCCCCGCTCAG GTGGTTGGATCGATTGTTGGAGTTAAACTTCTTATTGATACCATTCCTGAAGTAGGAGTGGGACCACGCCTGAACGTTGACATTCATCAGGGTTCGCTGACAGAAGGATTACTAACATTTGCAATTGTAACCATTTCACTTGGACTCGCCACGAAAATTCGTGAAAATTTCTTCATGAAGACTTGGATCTCCAGCCTCTCCAAGTTAACACTTCACATACTTGGCTCTGATCTGACTGGTGGTTGCATGAACCCTGCATCT GTAATGGGATGGGCTTATGCTCGAGGGGATCACATAACAAAGGAGCACTTTCTTGTGTATTGGCTTGCTCCCATAGAAGCAACTATTTTTGCAGTGTGGACATCCAAATTTCTAGTGCAGCCTggaaaagaacataaaaaagcCTGA
- the LOC100804855 gene encoding Delta(3,5)-Delta(2,4)-dienoyl-CoA isomerase, peroxisomal-like, whose amino-acid sequence MEEKYSSLEIVEESPNSGVFFLILNRPSRRNALSREFFSEFPKALHALDHNPEVKVIVLSGAGDHFCSGIDLSLLGSTAASSGSSGSGETLRREIMAMQDAVTALERCRKPVIASVHGACIGGGIDIVTACDIRMCSEEAFFSVKEVDLALAADLGTLQRLPLIVGFGNAMELALTGRTFSGKEAKELGLVSRVFLSKHDLHQAVRDVAQAIATKSPLAVVGTKTVLLKSRDLTVDQGLDYVATLNSARLLSPDLTEAVMAQKQKRKPVFSKL is encoded by the exons ATGGAAGAGAAATACTCAAGCCTGGAAATTGTGGAGGAGAGCCCAAACTCGGGTGTGTTCTTTCTTATCTTAAATCGTCCGTCACGACGGAACGCTCTCTCGCGCGAATTCTTCAGCGAGTTCCCGAAAGCTCTGCACGCACTGGATCACAACCCGGAGGTGAAGGTGATCGTGTTGTCCGGCGCCGGGGACCACTTCTGCTCCGGCATCGACCTCTCCCTCCTGGGATCAACCGCCGCGAGTTCGGGTTCCTCCGGCTCCGGCGAAACCCTCCGGCGAGAGATAATGGCGATGCAAGACGCGGTCACGGCCCTGGAACGGTGCCGGAAGCCGGTGATCGCAAGCGTACATGGGGCGTGCATCGGCGGCGGAATTGATATAGTGACGGCGTGCGACATAAGGATGTGCAGCGAGGAGGCGTTTTTCTCGGTGAAGGAAGTGGATTTGGCCCTTGCCGCTGACCTTGGCACTCTTCAGAGGTTGCCGCTTATTGTAGGGTTCGGCAACGCCATGGAATTGGCTTTGACCGGTCGCACTTTTTCCGGTAAGGAGGCTAAGGAGTTGGGTCTCGTTTCTCGCGTTTTCCTTTCCAAACATGACCTCCATCAGGCCGTCCGAGATGTTGCTCAAG CAATTGCGACCAAGTCTCCCCTTGCAGTTGTTGGGACAAAAACAGTGTTGCTTAAAAGTAGGGACTTAACTGTGGATCAGGGGTTGGATTATGTTGCAACCTTGAATTCTGCCAGATTGCTATCCCCTGACTTAACTGAAGCAGTGATGGCACAGAAGCAGAAACGAAAGCCAGTTTTTTCCAAGCTCTGA